A section of the Bradyrhizobium oligotrophicum S58 genome encodes:
- a CDS encoding chromate transporter: MTAETAPAAPVTADIAKHPPSLRTLFFAFAKMSLSGFGGVLVFARRAIVEEHRWMTAEEFNETFALCHFMPGPNIVNLSLVFGSRLRGIAGGLAAFAGLLGPPTLLVTGLAAIYGHFGQVDALRRVLAGVSCVAVGLLASAVFRMMSPLLKKRDVLGLMVMLAVFAAIGLARLPLPAVLLAAVPLSLAVTYAKLRWAR, translated from the coding sequence ATGACCGCCGAGACCGCGCCGGCCGCTCCCGTGACGGCCGACATCGCCAAACACCCGCCCAGCCTTCGCACGCTCTTCTTCGCATTTGCGAAAATGTCGCTGTCCGGCTTCGGCGGCGTGCTGGTGTTCGCCCGGCGCGCGATCGTCGAGGAGCACCGCTGGATGACGGCGGAGGAATTCAACGAGACCTTTGCGCTCTGCCACTTCATGCCGGGGCCGAATATCGTCAATTTGTCGCTGGTGTTCGGTTCGCGGCTGCGCGGCATTGCCGGCGGGCTCGCGGCCTTTGCGGGTCTACTCGGCCCGCCGACGCTGCTGGTGACCGGCTTGGCGGCCATCTACGGTCATTTCGGGCAGGTCGATGCGCTGAGGCGCGTGCTGGCCGGCGTGTCATGCGTGGCGGTCGGCCTGCTGGCCTCGGCCGTGTTCCGCATGATGTCGCCGCTGCTGAAGAAGCGCGACGTTCTCGGGCTCATGGTCATGCTCGCCGTTTTCGCCGCGATCGGGCTGGCGCGCCTGCCGCTGCCTGCAGTGTTGTTGGCGGCGGTGCCGCTCAGCCTTGCCGTCACCTACGCAAAGCTGCGGTGGGCGCGATGA
- a CDS encoding DUF4169 family protein, translating to MGDVINLKRFRKRVERDQAAKVAESNRARHGRTKSERATDAQRETRANELLDQHRINGEDA from the coding sequence ATGGGAGACGTCATCAACTTGAAGCGTTTCAGAAAGCGCGTAGAGCGCGATCAGGCAGCGAAGGTCGCCGAAAGCAACCGCGCTCGTCATGGCAGGACGAAGTCCGAACGCGCAACTGACGCACAACGCGAAACGCGCGCGAACGAATTACTCGATCAACATCGTATCAATGGCGAGGACGCGTGA
- the fumC gene encoding class II fumarate hydratase, translating to MAKSADSSSGGSTRVETDSFGPIEVAADRYWGAQTERSRQNFRIGRDRMPTGLVHALALVKLAAAETNRELGLLEPRMAEAIVHAAQEVIDGKLDDHFPLVVWQTGSGTQTNMNLNEVIANRASELLGGERGSKKPVHPNDHVNMSQSSNDSFPTAMHIAAAQAISGHLVPALSELLAALRAKQDAFADIVKIGRTHTQDATPLTLGQEFSGYAAQVESAIARIETAARDLLPLAQGGTAVGTGLNADPKFAKLFAKHVAGITGLPFTSADNKFEALASNDAYVYAHGALNAAATGLFKIANDIRLLGSGPRSGLGELILPENEPGSSIMPGKVNPTQCEALTMVCCQVFGNHTAITVAGSQGHFELNVYKPLLGHCMMQSIQLLADSARSFSEHCVAGIRADEKRIRELMERSLMLVTALAPKIGYDNAAKVAKTAHQNGTTLKEEATRLGFVSEDEFDRLVQPEKMTKPGRA from the coding sequence ATGGCAAAATCAGCTGATTCATCATCCGGCGGATCGACGCGCGTCGAGACCGACAGCTTCGGCCCGATCGAGGTTGCTGCCGACCGCTATTGGGGCGCACAGACCGAGCGCAGCCGGCAGAACTTCCGCATTGGCCGCGACCGGATGCCGACCGGCCTCGTGCACGCATTGGCGCTCGTGAAGCTCGCAGCCGCCGAGACCAATCGCGAGCTCGGGCTGCTCGAGCCCCGCATGGCGGAGGCGATCGTCCACGCCGCGCAGGAGGTCATCGACGGCAAGCTCGACGATCATTTCCCGCTCGTCGTCTGGCAGACCGGCTCCGGCACCCAGACCAACATGAACCTCAACGAGGTGATCGCCAATCGCGCCAGCGAGCTGCTGGGCGGCGAACGCGGGAGCAAGAAGCCCGTGCACCCCAACGATCACGTCAACATGAGCCAGTCGTCGAACGACTCGTTCCCGACCGCAATGCACATCGCGGCAGCGCAAGCGATCTCCGGCCATCTGGTGCCGGCGCTGTCAGAGCTGCTGGCAGCGCTGCGCGCCAAGCAGGATGCGTTCGCCGACATCGTCAAGATCGGCCGTACCCATACCCAGGATGCGACGCCGCTGACGCTTGGCCAGGAATTCTCGGGCTACGCTGCACAGGTCGAGAGCGCCATCGCGAGGATCGAAACGGCGGCCCGCGACCTGTTGCCGCTCGCCCAGGGCGGCACCGCTGTCGGCACCGGCCTCAACGCGGATCCGAAGTTCGCAAAGCTGTTCGCCAAGCACGTCGCCGGCATCACCGGACTGCCGTTCACCAGCGCCGACAACAAATTCGAGGCGCTGGCGTCGAACGACGCCTATGTCTACGCGCACGGCGCGCTCAATGCGGCGGCCACCGGTCTGTTCAAGATCGCCAACGACATCCGCCTGCTCGGATCGGGCCCGAGGTCGGGGCTGGGAGAATTGATTCTGCCCGAGAACGAGCCGGGCTCCTCCATCATGCCGGGCAAGGTGAACCCGACTCAGTGCGAGGCGCTGACGATGGTGTGCTGCCAGGTGTTCGGCAATCATACTGCGATCACCGTGGCCGGCAGCCAGGGCCACTTCGAATTGAACGTCTACAAGCCATTGCTCGGACATTGCATGATGCAGTCCATACAATTACTAGCTGATTCCGCTCGTTCATTCAGCGAACATTGCGTAGCCGGAATTCGTGCCGACGAAAAGCGGATTCGTGAGCTGATGGAGCGTTCTCTGATGCTGGTCACGGCTCTTGCGCCGAAGATCGGCTACGACAACGCGGCCAAGGTGGCGAAGACGGCGCACCAGAACGGCACGACGTTGAAGGAAGAAGCGACGCGGCTCGGCTTCGTGTCTGAAGACGAGTTCGATCGCCTCGTGCAGCCCGAAAAGATGACCAAGCCCGGACGAGCTTGA
- a CDS encoding FeoA family protein has protein sequence MSEICDTRPPLPLGLARRGYTGTIQHLAAGGTTSSLPDIELESRLIELGFVEGARVEILHEGIVGRDPIAVRVDNITVAVRRREAMAVIVA, from the coding sequence ATGAGCGAAATCTGCGATACAAGGCCGCCTCTGCCGCTCGGTCTGGCCCGGCGGGGCTATACCGGAACGATCCAGCATCTTGCTGCTGGTGGCACGACGTCGTCCCTGCCCGACATCGAGCTGGAGAGCCGGCTGATCGAGCTCGGCTTCGTCGAGGGGGCCCGCGTCGAAATCCTGCATGAAGGGATCGTCGGGCGCGATCCGATCGCCGTCCGCGTGGACAACATCACCGTCGCGGTCCGCCGTCGCGAAGCCATGGCCGTGATCGTGGCGTAG
- a CDS encoding chromate transporter yields MSGDDNPLFQLFWTFALISLFAIGGANAAIPELHRIAVDVRHWMTDKQFADAFAIAQLSPGPNVLIVTLIGYSVAGVAGAAAATVAMCGPTAALAYVVSRWLSNVRDARWPAVLQASLVPLSIGLMAASALILVQASDRTWPAFLLTVVAAAVASITRVNPLWLLAAGGCLGFAGLL; encoded by the coding sequence ATGAGCGGTGACGACAATCCGCTGTTTCAGCTGTTCTGGACGTTTGCGCTGATCTCGTTGTTTGCGATTGGCGGCGCGAATGCCGCGATTCCGGAGCTCCATCGCATTGCTGTCGACGTTCGACATTGGATGACCGACAAGCAGTTTGCGGATGCCTTTGCGATCGCGCAATTGTCGCCCGGGCCCAACGTTCTGATCGTCACTTTGATCGGCTATTCCGTCGCAGGCGTCGCCGGTGCGGCGGCCGCCACTGTCGCGATGTGCGGCCCGACGGCAGCGCTCGCCTATGTCGTCAGCCGGTGGCTGTCGAATGTGCGCGACGCGCGCTGGCCCGCTGTACTGCAGGCCTCGCTGGTCCCGCTCTCGATCGGCTTGATGGCGGCGAGCGCATTGATCCTGGTGCAGGCCTCGGACCGGACGTGGCCGGCATTCCTGTTGACGGTGGTTGCCGCTGCCGTTGCATCGATCACGCGGGTCAATCCGCTCTGGCTCTTGGCCGCAGGAGGTTGCCTCGGTTTTGCTGGCCTTCTGTAG
- a CDS encoding NAD(P)H-dependent oxidoreductase: protein MNVLLVFAHPEPRSLNGALRDIAVAELKAQGHEVRISDLYAMGWKAAADRADFPQLEPDARLNVATASGEAFKTHALTDDVRAEQDKLLWADAVILQFPLWWFTMPAILKGWVDRVYSYGFTYGVGEHSDKRWGNRYGEGVFAGKRAMLAVTTGGWDEHYSDRGINGPMDDLLFPINHGILFYPGFDVLPAFVAHRVNRLDDAGFVRIAEQLRERMRTLFTAKPIPYRRQNHGDYLIPSMQLRPELGTPDARGFALHVDAVQ from the coding sequence ATGAACGTCCTGCTCGTTTTCGCCCATCCAGAACCCCGCTCTCTCAACGGCGCCCTGCGCGACATCGCCGTCGCCGAGCTCAAGGCCCAGGGCCATGAGGTCCGGATCTCCGACCTCTATGCGATGGGCTGGAAGGCGGCCGCCGACCGCGCCGACTTCCCGCAGCTCGAGCCGGATGCGCGCCTGAACGTCGCCACCGCCTCCGGGGAGGCCTTCAAGACGCATGCGCTGACCGACGACGTCCGGGCCGAGCAGGACAAGCTGCTATGGGCCGATGCGGTGATCCTGCAGTTTCCGCTGTGGTGGTTCACGATGCCCGCGATCCTCAAGGGCTGGGTCGACCGCGTCTACTCCTACGGCTTCACCTATGGCGTCGGCGAGCACAGCGACAAGCGCTGGGGCAACCGCTACGGCGAGGGCGTGTTCGCCGGCAAGCGCGCGATGCTGGCGGTGACGACGGGCGGCTGGGACGAGCACTATTCGGACCGCGGCATCAACGGGCCGATGGACGACCTCCTGTTTCCGATCAATCACGGCATCCTGTTCTATCCCGGTTTCGACGTGCTGCCCGCGTTCGTGGCGCACCGGGTGAACCGCCTGGACGATGCAGGTTTCGTGAGGATCGCCGAACAGCTGCGTGAGCGGATGCGGACCCTGTTCACCGCCAAGCCGATCCCGTATCGGCGGCAGAACCACGGCGACTATCTGATCCCGTCGATGCAGCTGCGCCCCGAGCTTGGCACGCCAGATGCGCGCGGCTTCGCGCTGCACGTAGACGCCGTGCAGTGA
- a CDS encoding LysR family transcriptional regulator, translating into MDKSDVSIAHMRSFVRVAERGSLSAVARELNVGQSTISRHLQELEDSIGVPLLSRTTRRVTLTDEGSRYYANCVQILRLIEQAGDEARGTRGAASGMIRISCTAAFGILHVTRIVFAFQDRYPDIAVDLNLTDERIDLVREGVDIALRLAPLADSSMKLRALGHSHRLLVAAPSYLARRGTPHTPEELIGHDAIRMPNVAGSEVLTLVAPDGQHHEVPFIGRFRTNHGLAVREAVLAGRGIAAAHGWLVDDLITAGRLTVILPEHRLPSVPLNMLIVPERAGIARVRLVIEHLAETIMRLPGIGPEP; encoded by the coding sequence ATGGATAAATCAGACGTCAGCATCGCCCACATGCGCAGCTTCGTCAGGGTCGCCGAGCGCGGCAGCCTGTCCGCGGTGGCGCGCGAGCTCAACGTCGGCCAGTCCACGATCTCGCGTCATCTGCAGGAGCTGGAAGACTCCATCGGGGTGCCGCTGCTGAGCCGCACCACGCGGCGCGTGACGCTGACGGACGAGGGCAGCCGCTACTATGCGAACTGTGTCCAGATCCTGCGGCTGATCGAACAGGCCGGCGACGAGGCGCGCGGCACGCGTGGCGCGGCCAGCGGCATGATCCGCATCTCCTGCACGGCGGCGTTCGGCATCCTGCACGTCACCCGGATCGTCTTCGCATTCCAGGACCGCTATCCGGACATCGCGGTCGATCTCAACCTGACCGACGAGCGCATCGACCTGGTGCGCGAGGGGGTCGACATCGCGCTGCGGCTCGCGCCGCTCGCCGACAGCTCGATGAAGCTGCGCGCGCTCGGCCACTCGCACCGGCTGCTCGTCGCTGCACCCAGCTATCTGGCGAGGCGCGGTACGCCGCACACGCCGGAAGAGCTGATCGGCCATGACGCCATCCGCATGCCCAACGTCGCCGGCAGCGAGGTTCTGACCCTGGTGGCGCCTGATGGCCAGCACCATGAGGTGCCGTTCATCGGACGCTTCCGCACCAATCATGGCCTCGCCGTGCGCGAAGCCGTGCTGGCCGGGCGCGGCATCGCTGCGGCGCATGGCTGGCTGGTCGACGATCTCATCACTGCGGGCAGGCTGACCGTGATCCTGCCCGAGCATCGCCTGCCCTCGGTGCCGCTGAACATGCTGATCGTGCCGGAGCGCGCCGGCATCGCGCGCGTCCGGCTGGTGATCGAGCATCTTGCCGAGACGATCATGCGCCTGCCTGGCATCGGGCCGGAGCCCTGA
- the feoB gene encoding ferrous iron transport protein B has protein sequence MESSLLHLALVGTPNSGKTSLFNALTGSRQKVANYPGVTVERKEGAFVTPQGRQVSLVDLPGTYSLRGRSPDEEITRDFVLGRATGEVLPDLVLCVADSTNLRLTIRLLLELKSTGRPLALVLNMFDIAKRRGVTVDVAGLSQALGVPVVTSIAVRKGGTDDLLQLTDQLLAQAAAATGDRANTWRPLTVPELRATQREADRIIAATVSLPERPDTWTARIDSVALHPVGGLFILLAILFVMFQAVFAWAQPLMQVLSASFDALGQVVHELLPEGLLQSFLQNGVISGVGSVIVFLPQIIIIFLFILLLEDFGYMARAAFLMDRIMGGAGLHGRAFIPLLSSFACAIPGIMATRVIDNRRDRLTTILIAPLMTCSARIPVYTLIISAFIPPTRVWGLISLQGLVMFGLYAAGIISALLVSFLVKFFLMRDYQPAPFMLELPDYKMPRLRSIAIGVYTRAKMFLQRAGTTIFAMMVLIWFLASFPQPPEGATEPAINYSLAAMIGQAIAPLLKPVGFNWQIAVALVPGMAAREVAVAALGTVYAIEGGKEAAEQIGQVLASRWSLATALSLLAWYIFAPQCASTLAVIRRETGSWRWMAVTFFYMFALAYAASYATYHIAVAMGAG, from the coding sequence ATGGAAAGCTCCTTGCTGCATCTGGCCCTGGTGGGTACGCCCAACAGCGGCAAGACCTCGCTGTTCAACGCGCTGACGGGAAGCCGCCAGAAGGTCGCGAACTATCCCGGGGTCACGGTCGAGCGCAAGGAAGGCGCCTTCGTCACCCCACAGGGCCGCCAGGTCTCGCTCGTCGACCTGCCTGGAACCTATTCGCTGCGCGGCCGCAGCCCGGACGAGGAAATCACCCGCGATTTCGTGCTCGGACGCGCCACGGGCGAGGTTTTGCCCGACCTCGTGCTGTGCGTCGCCGATTCCACCAATCTCAGGTTGACGATTCGCCTCCTGCTCGAGCTCAAGAGCACCGGGCGCCCGCTCGCGCTCGTGCTCAACATGTTCGACATCGCCAAGCGGCGCGGCGTGACGGTCGATGTCGCCGGCCTGTCGCAGGCGCTGGGCGTACCGGTCGTCACCTCGATCGCCGTCCGCAAGGGCGGCACCGACGATCTGCTGCAGCTGACCGACCAGTTGCTGGCCCAGGCGGCCGCGGCCACGGGGGATCGCGCCAACACCTGGCGTCCCCTCACCGTGCCGGAGCTGCGCGCGACCCAGCGCGAAGCCGATCGCATCATCGCCGCAACCGTCAGCCTCCCCGAACGGCCCGACACCTGGACCGCCCGGATCGATTCGGTCGCGCTGCATCCGGTCGGCGGCCTCTTCATCCTGCTGGCGATCCTGTTCGTCATGTTCCAGGCCGTTTTCGCCTGGGCGCAGCCCCTGATGCAGGTGCTGTCGGCATCGTTCGACGCGCTCGGCCAGGTGGTCCATGAGCTGCTGCCTGAAGGCCTGCTGCAGAGCTTCCTGCAGAATGGGGTGATCTCGGGCGTCGGCAGCGTCATCGTCTTCCTGCCGCAGATCATCATTATCTTCCTGTTCATCCTGCTCTTGGAAGATTTCGGCTACATGGCGCGCGCGGCGTTCCTGATGGACCGCATCATGGGTGGCGCCGGGCTGCACGGCCGCGCCTTCATCCCCCTGCTCTCGAGCTTCGCCTGCGCCATCCCCGGCATCATGGCGACCCGGGTGATCGACAACCGCCGCGACCGGCTCACCACGATCCTGATCGCACCACTGATGACCTGCTCGGCGCGCATCCCGGTCTATACGCTGATCATCTCGGCCTTCATCCCGCCGACCAGGGTCTGGGGCCTGATCAGCCTGCAGGGCCTCGTGATGTTTGGGCTCTATGCGGCCGGGATCATCAGCGCGCTGCTGGTGTCGTTCCTGGTCAAGTTCTTCCTGATGCGCGACTATCAGCCGGCACCGTTCATGCTCGAGCTGCCGGATTACAAGATGCCGCGGCTGCGCAGCATCGCGATCGGCGTCTACACCCGCGCCAAGATGTTCCTGCAGCGCGCCGGCACCACGATCTTCGCGATGATGGTGCTGATCTGGTTCCTCGCCTCCTTCCCGCAACCGCCGGAGGGTGCAACAGAACCCGCGATCAACTACAGCCTCGCTGCCATGATCGGTCAGGCCATCGCGCCCCTGCTGAAACCTGTCGGCTTCAACTGGCAAATCGCGGTCGCGCTGGTGCCCGGTATGGCCGCCCGCGAGGTCGCAGTGGCGGCGCTCGGCACGGTCTATGCGATCGAAGGCGGCAAGGAGGCGGCCGAGCAGATCGGCCAGGTGCTGGCCAGTCGATGGAGCCTCGCGACGGCGCTGTCGCTGCTCGCCTGGTACATCTTCGCCCCGCAATGCGCTTCGACGCTGGCGGTGATCCGGCGCGAGACCGGCAGCTGGCGCTGGATGGCGGTAACCTTCTTCTACATGTTCGCGCTTGCTTACGCCGCGAGCTACGCAACCTACCACATCGCGGTCGCGATGGGCGCGGGCTAA
- a CDS encoding ribbon-helix-helix domain-containing protein, giving the protein MKSPVVKRSIVVAGHKTSVSLEEAFWNGMKEISGLRNMTLSELVGEIDNNRQQGNLSSAIRLFVLDHFKSRAAASSGLEPKAAVDSRHTAAAAAP; this is encoded by the coding sequence ATGAAGTCGCCCGTCGTAAAACGTTCAATCGTGGTCGCAGGCCACAAGACCAGCGTCAGCCTCGAAGAGGCGTTCTGGAACGGCATGAAGGAGATTTCGGGTCTCCGTAACATGACCCTGTCCGAACTGGTCGGAGAGATCGACAACAATCGCCAGCAGGGCAACCTGTCATCCGCGATCCGGCTGTTCGTTCTCGACCACTTCAAGAGCCGCGCCGCGGCCTCCTCGGGCCTCGAGCCGAAGGCGGCGGTGGACAGCCGGCACACGGCCGCTGCCGCAGCTCCTTGA
- a CDS encoding SspB family protein produces the protein MATDHIRYDVLARDALRGVLRRVLTDAAAHGLPGEHHFFITFVSKADGVKLSPRLLAQYPEEMTIILQHQFWDLVVSEDRFEVGLSFGGIPERLVVPFHAIKSFFDPSVQFGLQFEPSEAIAETPPTPKLPTSTAPAAIASALPPPATDADEDKPVPPATPGEGAEVVRLDRFRKK, from the coding sequence ATGGCGACGGATCACATTCGATACGACGTGTTGGCGCGCGACGCACTGCGCGGGGTGTTGCGCCGGGTGCTGACCGATGCAGCCGCGCATGGCCTCCCCGGCGAGCATCATTTCTTCATCACCTTCGTGTCCAAGGCCGACGGCGTGAAGCTGTCGCCGCGGCTGCTGGCGCAATATCCGGAGGAGATGACGATCATCCTGCAACACCAGTTCTGGGATCTGGTGGTTTCAGAGGATCGTTTCGAAGTCGGCCTGTCGTTCGGCGGCATCCCGGAGCGGCTGGTGGTGCCGTTCCACGCCATCAAGAGCTTCTTCGATCCGTCGGTGCAGTTTGGACTGCAGTTCGAGCCGTCGGAAGCGATCGCCGAGACCCCGCCCACGCCGAAGCTTCCGACGTCGACCGCACCCGCGGCCATTGCTTCAGCGCTGCCTCCACCGGCGACGGACGCGGATGAGGACAAGCCAGTCCCTCCGGCGACGCCTGGAGAGGGCGCCGAGGTCGTCCGTCTCGACCGCTTCCGCAAGAAGTAG
- a CDS encoding bifunctional sugar phosphate isomerase/epimerase/4-hydroxyphenylpyruvate dioxygenase family protein, which produces MNKRSIATVSISGALDEKLKAIAAAGFDTVEIFENDLVAFGARPREIGQMCRDLGLAICAYQPFRDFEGMPEPQRARTFVRAERKFDLMQELGTDLLLICSSVSPASLGGIDRAAADFHELGERAAKRGLRVGYEALAWGRHVHDYRDAWEIVRRADHQAIGVILDSFHALAPALPTNAIRSIPADKIFLVQLADAPKLELDVLSWSRHFRSFPGQGDLPVGAFMEAVAATGYAGPLSLEIFNDQFRAGSAPRTALDGMRSLLLLQDDLAGKMPAAAEPRFEPRVRSHGIGFVEFAVSEDKAESLARLFSQLGFRNTGRHRSKAVQRWSQGAIELVINCEPASFAHSHYVTHGPGVCALALDVDSADRAMARAQALKTRTFVQPVGPGELEIPAIHGVGGSLLYFLDAKGKNWDVDFEAVAGDEGNDRLVAVDHIVQSMPHEEMLSWLLFYAGLIDFSRLPQMEIADPRGLVQSQAIVNGDRSLRFILNGSTATRTLSSRFISEFFGSGVQHIAFSCDDIFAAVAEMRARGAGFLDIPDNYYDDLEAKYDLAPETIAALRANEILYDRDGDAEFFQVYTHIFEERFFFEIVQRRNYQGFGAPNAAIRLAAQAREVRPDTMPRL; this is translated from the coding sequence ATGAACAAGCGCTCGATCGCAACGGTCTCCATCTCTGGCGCCCTGGACGAGAAGCTCAAGGCGATCGCGGCCGCAGGCTTCGATACGGTCGAGATCTTCGAGAACGATCTGGTCGCGTTCGGCGCTCGGCCGCGCGAGATTGGCCAGATGTGCCGCGACCTCGGGCTTGCGATCTGCGCCTATCAGCCGTTCCGCGATTTCGAGGGCATGCCGGAGCCGCAGCGCGCGCGCACCTTCGTCCGCGCCGAGCGCAAGTTCGACCTGATGCAGGAGCTCGGCACGGATCTGCTGCTGATCTGCAGCAGCGTGTCACCGGCCTCGCTCGGCGGCATCGATCGCGCCGCCGCCGATTTCCACGAACTTGGCGAGCGCGCGGCGAAGCGGGGTTTGCGTGTCGGCTACGAGGCGCTGGCCTGGGGCCGCCACGTGCACGATTATCGCGATGCCTGGGAGATCGTGCGCCGCGCCGATCACCAGGCGATCGGCGTCATCCTCGACAGCTTCCATGCGCTGGCACCGGCGCTGCCGACCAACGCGATCCGCTCCATTCCCGCCGACAAGATCTTCCTGGTGCAGCTGGCCGACGCGCCCAAGCTTGAACTCGACGTGCTGTCCTGGAGCCGGCATTTCCGCAGTTTTCCGGGGCAGGGCGACCTGCCGGTCGGCGCGTTCATGGAGGCCGTTGCGGCCACCGGCTATGCCGGGCCGCTGTCGCTCGAAATATTCAACGACCAGTTCCGCGCCGGCTCGGCGCCGCGAACGGCGCTCGACGGCATGCGCTCGCTGCTGCTGCTGCAGGACGATCTCGCCGGGAAGATGCCTGCCGCGGCGGAGCCGCGCTTCGAGCCCCGCGTGAGAAGCCACGGCATCGGCTTTGTCGAATTCGCCGTCAGTGAGGACAAGGCCGAGTCTCTCGCGCGTCTGTTCAGCCAGCTCGGCTTCCGCAACACAGGGCGGCACCGCAGCAAGGCTGTGCAACGCTGGTCGCAAGGCGCGATCGAGCTGGTGATCAATTGCGAGCCGGCGAGCTTCGCGCATTCGCACTACGTCACGCACGGCCCGGGTGTCTGCGCGCTTGCGCTGGACGTCGACAGCGCCGATCGTGCCATGGCGCGGGCGCAGGCCTTGAAGACCCGTACCTTCGTGCAGCCGGTCGGGCCGGGGGAGCTGGAGATCCCGGCGATCCATGGCGTCGGCGGCAGTCTGCTGTATTTCCTGGACGCCAAGGGCAAGAACTGGGACGTCGATTTCGAAGCGGTCGCCGGCGATGAGGGCAACGACCGTCTCGTGGCTGTCGATCATATCGTGCAATCGATGCCGCATGAGGAGATGCTGTCCTGGCTGCTGTTCTATGCCGGGCTCATCGACTTTTCGCGCCTGCCGCAGATGGAGATCGCCGACCCCAGGGGCCTCGTGCAGAGCCAGGCCATCGTCAATGGCGATCGCAGCCTGCGCTTCATCCTTAACGGCTCCACGGCGACCCGCACGCTGTCGTCACGCTTCATCTCGGAATTCTTCGGCTCCGGCGTCCAGCACATCGCGTTCTCCTGCGACGACATCTTCGCGGCCGTGGCCGAGATGCGCGCCCGCGGCGCCGGTTTCCTCGACATTCCCGACAACTACTACGACGACCTCGAAGCCAAATACGATCTTGCGCCCGAGACCATCGCCGCGCTCCGTGCCAACGAGATCCTGTACGACCGCGACGGCGACGCGGAGTTCTTCCAGGTCTACACCCACATCTTCGAGGAGCGCTTCTTCTTCGAGATCGTGCAGCGGCGCAACTACCAGGGCTTCGGCGCTCCCAATGCCGCGATCCGTCTCGCGGCGCAGGCGCGCGAGGTGCGGCCGGACACGATGCCGCGGCTGTAG